TCCAAATGGTTTGTCGGTTCATCAAGTAATAACACATCTGGACGACCAAAAAGCACTTGCGCTAACAAAACGCGCAACTTGAATCCACCAATCATCGAACTCATCAATTCACCGTGTTTTTCAACGGGAATACCTAATCCCTCAAGCAACTCAGCTGCAAAGTATTCTGCAGAATATCCATCCATATCTGCAAAGGCACTCTCCAACTCTCCGACACGCATACCTTCTTCATCGGTCATTTCAGGTAATGCATACATGCGCTCACGCTCGCGCATGACTTCAAACAGTTCTGGGTATCCCATTAAAACAGTCTCAAGTACTGTATACTCATCATACTGGTAGTGATCTTGGCGCAAAACACCAACACGTAAACCAGGATTAATCGTGACTGTCCCTGAACTCTGTTCAAAATCCCCGACCAAGATCTTCATGAAAGTTGATTTCCCGGATCCATTGGCTCCGATTAATCCATAGCGATTTCCAGCGTCAAAACTCAAATTAACCTCTTCAAATAATATGCGACTACCAAATGATACGGACAAATCAGATACGCGAATCATCAATTACCTGCTCCCTTAGCTCAATAATCTAATCTTATCCTTATACTATACCATGAACAGATTGCCAGAAGGGAGCGGATATCGTTGCTTACGCCCCATTTACGGGAGTCAATCCATCACCATGTCGCATGCGGTCAACACCCTCCTCACACACTCCATAAGGGAGCCATGGACATGTACTACAAAAGCGTGGTATATCCTCTCGCACTACTCTCTCAATTATCCTTTGTTCAATATCACTCCATGTGTATGTGTTCCCAATTGTTAACCCCAAATATTGAACGATGCGTTCATCTCGATCCAATACAGCGCTCTCATCACAGTGATAAGGTTCATTTTCTGGAAAGTTGCTACACAAATCATCTGGCCCATGAACAATTGTAATAAGCGTTTGTGGATCTTCTCGAAGCACTGTATGTAGTCTAGTCATCTCTTTTACATATTGATCAGAGTACCCCATTCCGCGATACCCAAGTAAACAAAACAAGTGGTGCCCCCGTAGCAAAAACACCTTTATCCCCCCATCAACAGTCATAAAAAACACACAATATATCCACTTACTCCGCACTTGCACTTACAGTATTCGTATAAGTCCATATACTACAGCAAATGTACACAGTATGTAAGATCAGGGGTACGAGACCCCTGACAGAAAATTCATTACAGAACAGGTTCTGTAACAGAAGAAATTTGTGCGAGTGGGATTGTCACTACTGCACCTACAC
The genomic region above belongs to Sulfoacidibacillus ferrooxidans and contains:
- a CDS encoding DUF1284 domain-containing protein; the encoded protein is MFLLRGHHLFCLLGYRGMGYSDQYVKEMTRLHTVLREDPQTLITIVHGPDDLCSNFPENEPYHCDESAVLDRDERIVQYLGLTIGNTYTWSDIEQRIIERVVREDIPRFCSTCPWLPYGVCEEGVDRMRHGDGLTPVNGA